A section of the Candidatus Nitrosacidococcus sp. I8 genome encodes:
- the pstA gene encoding phosphate ABC transporter permease PstA: MKTWFKSGSPWIWLAAGAVSISVVMILGLITLLFINSIGNFWPKKVVEISYIQENGEAIRYIGEIINQTQDNLDQSENIGISIFNETDVNTRELLNLGNRDFFNRDFVWISNNKIKDQSYPKDLVAIERQEWGNAYGYVKAIKEHGKIIAEIKETNKLWSVLQEKLARSHILTDQVVHIKKHEINIINSRLETLRLYRRKLQIQGAIDKAIYSEIEVKSQDLQRKYQEVEKKLNNLYQKNKRDELILEIADGQLINIPLSKIIHLYHPNQMGIGQRVNYSLQKIYDFIAKDPREANTEGGVFPAIFGTIAMALIMSILVTPFGVLAAIYLHEYATQGLLVRIVRIAVNNLAGVPSIVYGIFGLGFFVYFLGGNIDQWFFPEALPAPTFGTPGLLWASLTLAILTVPVVIVTTEEGLSRIPRSIREGSLALGATQAETLWRTVLPMAAPAMITGLILAVARAAGEVAPLMLVGVVSFAPTLPLDEEFPFIHLNREFMHLGFHIYDVGFQSPNIDAVQPLVYATAFLLVLIIVGLNLTAIIIRNRLRERYHTAET; this comes from the coding sequence ATGAAAACATGGTTTAAATCTGGTAGTCCGTGGATTTGGCTTGCAGCAGGTGCGGTTAGCATCAGCGTAGTAATGATATTGGGGCTAATCACTTTGCTTTTTATAAATAGTATAGGAAATTTTTGGCCTAAAAAGGTAGTAGAAATTAGCTATATTCAGGAAAACGGAGAAGCAATCCGATATATTGGAGAAATCATCAATCAAACACAAGACAATTTAGATCAATCAGAGAATATAGGGATTTCAATATTTAATGAAACAGATGTAAACACTAGAGAGTTACTTAACTTAGGAAATCGGGATTTTTTTAACCGCGATTTTGTTTGGATTTCAAATAATAAAATTAAAGATCAGAGTTACCCCAAAGATTTAGTTGCAATAGAGCGTCAAGAATGGGGAAATGCTTATGGTTATGTTAAAGCCATTAAAGAGCATGGGAAAATTATTGCAGAAATAAAAGAAACCAATAAACTATGGAGTGTCCTTCAGGAAAAATTAGCCAGATCCCATATACTTACTGATCAAGTTGTCCATATAAAAAAACATGAAATTAATATTATTAATAGCCGCTTAGAAACACTGAGACTCTATCGTAGGAAGCTTCAAATCCAAGGAGCTATTGATAAAGCGATCTATAGTGAAATTGAAGTGAAATCCCAAGATCTCCAGCGGAAATATCAAGAGGTAGAAAAGAAATTAAATAACCTCTACCAAAAAAATAAGCGAGATGAATTAATACTTGAAATTGCCGATGGGCAACTGATTAATATTCCGCTCTCAAAAATTATTCATCTGTATCATCCTAATCAAATGGGAATAGGGCAGAGAGTTAACTATTCGCTCCAAAAGATTTACGATTTTATTGCTAAAGATCCACGAGAAGCAAACACTGAAGGTGGCGTATTTCCTGCTATTTTTGGCACCATAGCAATGGCACTTATTATGTCTATTTTAGTAACTCCTTTTGGAGTACTTGCTGCCATTTACTTACATGAATATGCAACACAGGGTCTACTGGTACGTATTGTACGGATCGCTGTGAATAATCTAGCAGGGGTTCCTTCTATTGTTTATGGAATATTTGGGCTTGGGTTTTTTGTTTATTTTTTAGGTGGAAATATTGATCAATGGTTTTTTCCTGAGGCATTACCCGCACCTACCTTTGGTACCCCTGGGTTACTTTGGGCTTCTTTAACCTTAGCGATTTTAACCGTACCTGTAGTCATTGTCACTACGGAAGAAGGGTTATCAAGAATACCTCGCTCAATTCGAGAAGGAAGTTTAGCACTAGGAGCCACTCAGGCAGAAACTCTATGGCGTACTGTGTTGCCTATGGCTGCCCCAGCTATGATTACAGGGCTTATTCTTGCAGTTGCAAGGGCCGCTGGAGAGGTCGCACCGCTTATGCTTGTTGGTGTAGTAAGCTTTGCACCAACTTTACCTCTAGATGAAGAGTTTCCTTTTATCCATCTTAATCGTGAATTTATGCACCTAGGATTTCATATTTATGATGTAGGCTTTCAAAGTCCAAATATAGATGCAGTACAACCCCTTGTATATGCTACTGCTTTTCTATTAGTGCTCATTATTGTAGGGTTAAACTTGACTGCAATTATTATACGTAACCGGTTACGTGAGCGATATCATACAGCAGAGACTTGA
- the pstB gene encoding phosphate ABC transporter ATP-binding protein PstB → MNIKENSSEFHQYKNKIDPTLIGQSAIKRLSLVKEKPCLRVESFNLYYRDTHALKEINMTLPEQRVTAFIGPSGCGKSTLLRCFNRMNDLIQGVRIEGRVSLHGQDIYDKTINVADLRRQVGMVFQKPNPFPKSIYENVAYGLRLQGIKKQKLLDEVVEKSLISAALWDEVKDRIHDNAMGLSGGQQQRLVIARAIAIEPEVLLLDEPASALDPISTLKIEELIFKLKSEYTIVIVTHSMQQAARVSDYTAFLYLGELVEFSDTGTLFTNPKKKQTEDYITGRYG, encoded by the coding sequence ATGAATATAAAAGAAAATTCCTCAGAATTTCATCAATATAAAAATAAAATTGATCCTACTTTAATTGGCCAAAGTGCTATTAAACGGTTAAGCCTTGTAAAAGAAAAACCTTGCTTGCGCGTTGAATCATTTAATCTCTATTATAGAGATACTCATGCACTTAAAGAAATTAATATGACTCTCCCCGAACAGAGAGTAACTGCATTTATTGGTCCTAGTGGGTGTGGAAAATCTACGTTACTACGATGTTTTAATCGAATGAACGATTTAATACAAGGGGTACGTATTGAAGGCAGGGTATCGCTCCATGGTCAAGATATTTATGATAAAACCATTAATGTTGCAGATTTACGTCGCCAAGTAGGGATGGTCTTTCAGAAACCTAACCCCTTTCCAAAATCTATCTATGAAAATGTAGCCTATGGGTTACGACTGCAAGGAATAAAAAAACAAAAGCTCCTAGATGAAGTGGTAGAAAAATCTCTTATCAGTGCTGCATTATGGGATGAAGTTAAAGATCGGATCCATGATAATGCCATGGGGCTTTCAGGAGGGCAACAGCAGCGATTAGTAATTGCCAGAGCAATTGCTATAGAACCAGAAGTGCTGTTATTAGATGAGCCTGCTTCTGCCTTGGATCCAATTTCCACCTTAAAGATTGAGGAGCTCATTTTTAAATTAAAAAGTGAATATACTATTGTAATTGTTACCCATAGCATGCAACAGGCAGCTAGAGTATCGGATTACACTGCTTTTTTATACCTTGGTGAATTAGTAGAATTTAGTGATACAGGTACCCTATTTACAAACCCTAAAAAAAAGCAAACTGAAGATTACATCACAGGCCGCTATGGATAA
- the phoU gene encoding phosphate signaling complex protein PhoU produces the protein MPYITSPHTSRQYDRELEGIRTRVLLMGQFVAQQVSESVESLVKGDAEQARKVISNEYQVDAMDISIDEECTQILACRQPAASDLRLVIAVIKIIADLERIGDGAERVSRAAIRSSKWDTPSNIYESIKSLANYTLAMLYDSLEAFKKMDMEMALEVATKDPQVDAQYEGILRQLITYMIEDPRNISWAVELLWVGRALERIGDHVRNICEYVIYLVKGKDVRHAGLEDIEQIVYDK, from the coding sequence ATGCCCTATATCACCTCTCCCCATACCTCTAGACAATATGATAGAGAGTTAGAGGGTATTCGTACTCGAGTATTGTTAATGGGACAATTTGTCGCTCAACAGGTATCAGAATCGGTTGAATCTTTAGTCAAGGGGGATGCAGAGCAAGCTAGGAAAGTGATTAGTAACGAATATCAAGTAGATGCTATGGATATCTCTATTGATGAGGAGTGCACTCAGATTCTTGCCTGCCGTCAGCCCGCAGCTAGTGATTTACGCCTTGTCATTGCAGTTATTAAAATAATTGCCGATTTAGAACGAATTGGAGATGGAGCAGAGCGTGTTAGCCGTGCAGCAATTCGATCCTCAAAATGGGATACCCCCTCCAATATTTATGAATCCATAAAATCCTTAGCAAACTATACCCTAGCTATGCTTTATGATTCTTTGGAAGCTTTTAAAAAAATGGATATGGAAATGGCACTTGAAGTAGCTACTAAAGATCCTCAAGTGGATGCCCAATATGAAGGGATTCTCCGCCAGCTAATTACTTATATGATCGAGGATCCAAGAAATATTTCTTGGGCAGTAGAACTGCTTTGGGTAGGGAGAGCTTTAGAGCGAATTGGCGATCATGTGCGCAATATTTGCGAATATGTGATTTACCTTGTGAAAGGTAAGGACGTACGCCATGCTGGATTAGAAGATATAGAGCAAATTGTCTACGATAAATAA
- a CDS encoding sulfatase-like hydrolase/transferase, producing MINPQKKHINYLPHISSILFTIGLIIVPNFLFWGISLKFHVARPIFNLDYFIAGALFATRFKPIAYLFFATALSFDFLAIGGLIFPFVRIQDINYLLSMLPYAALIWQLSAVVILFTIIGFVYLFFKFSHKIKPVVALAALLLSFTVYQAYALQPSFREADAFYSTSNKIIDSQGYFFISTHLISFIDNFYAPADPLFQVGFKGQTHNWVETSPNSLNKKLLLIIAESWGVMKDSQIQKAMIAPLLNQSNQFDWLEQGTLASRFSTVRAELQELCGLDTHHYNLKPLIQGFKDCLPWKLANHGYQTISIHGSTGLMYDRLYWYPRAGFEKSHFKETNDWQTQCYSFPGICDREIISNYLSHVFEDNKKRFVYYLTLNTHPLYDLRDLHKDIFNCAVYKIPEKSETCRMVKLHTQFFDDLAQILDKDTMAGVEVIIIGDHQPRIFDSKEFQKYLEDDRVSWMHFRIKDQSKDKFQI from the coding sequence GTGATTAATCCTCAAAAGAAGCATATTAATTATCTACCCCATATTTCTTCTATTTTATTTACTATTGGGCTCATTATTGTTCCAAATTTTTTATTTTGGGGTATTTCGCTTAAATTCCATGTAGCCCGACCTATTTTTAATTTAGATTATTTTATTGCAGGGGCTCTATTTGCTACTCGTTTCAAACCCATTGCTTATTTATTTTTTGCTACTGCACTTTCCTTTGATTTTCTTGCCATAGGCGGCTTAATTTTTCCGTTTGTTCGGATTCAAGATATTAACTATTTGTTGAGTATGCTGCCCTATGCTGCACTTATTTGGCAGTTGAGTGCTGTAGTCATACTATTTACTATTATTGGGTTTGTTTATCTATTTTTTAAATTTAGCCATAAGATAAAACCTGTTGTTGCACTTGCTGCACTACTTTTAAGTTTTACTGTTTACCAAGCCTATGCATTGCAACCTTCCTTTAGAGAAGCAGATGCATTTTATTCAACGAGCAATAAGATTATCGATAGCCAAGGGTATTTCTTTATTAGTACCCATCTCATTTCTTTCATAGATAATTTTTATGCTCCGGCAGATCCCTTATTTCAAGTTGGATTTAAAGGGCAAACTCATAATTGGGTAGAGACTTCTCCTAATTCCCTTAACAAAAAATTATTATTAATTATTGCCGAGTCTTGGGGTGTAATGAAAGACTCTCAAATTCAAAAAGCAATGATTGCCCCTTTGTTAAATCAATCTAATCAGTTTGACTGGTTAGAACAGGGAACTTTAGCCAGTAGATTTTCTACGGTTCGAGCCGAATTACAAGAGCTCTGTGGTTTAGATACCCATCACTATAATTTAAAACCTTTAATTCAAGGATTTAAAGATTGCCTTCCTTGGAAGCTTGCCAATCATGGCTACCAGACTATATCCATTCATGGTTCAACAGGGCTTATGTATGATCGACTCTATTGGTATCCACGGGCAGGTTTTGAAAAAAGCCACTTTAAAGAAACTAATGACTGGCAAACCCAATGTTATTCATTTCCTGGTATATGCGATCGGGAAATCATAAGTAACTATCTTTCTCATGTATTTGAAGATAATAAAAAACGCTTTGTCTATTATCTTACTTTAAATACCCATCCTCTTTATGATTTACGGGATCTCCATAAGGATATTTTTAACTGTGCTGTTTATAAAATTCCAGAAAAAAGCGAAACTTGTCGTATGGTAAAACTCCATACTCAATTTTTTGATGATTTAGCTCAAATTTTAGATAAAGATACCATGGCAGGTGTAGAAGTAATTATTATTGGGGATCATCAACCCAGAATTTTTGATTCTAAGGAATTTCAAAAATATCTTGAAGATGATAGGGTTTCCTGGATGCACTTTCGCATTAAGGATCAGAGCAAAGATAAATTTCAAATTTAA
- a CDS encoding YciI family protein, giving the protein MLYAIVGQDRESSLELRRKIRPAHLDRIQTLKEEGRLVLAGPFPAIDAEDPGESGFTGSLIVAEFSSLEEAQAWANGDPFLLEGVYTQVMVKPFKHVLP; this is encoded by the coding sequence ATGCTATATGCTATTGTTGGGCAAGACAGAGAGTCTAGCCTTGAGCTTCGCCGAAAAATACGACCAGCTCATTTAGATCGAATTCAAACCTTAAAAGAAGAGGGGCGTTTAGTATTAGCTGGACCTTTCCCAGCGATTGATGCAGAAGATCCAGGTGAATCAGGATTTACGGGCAGCTTAATCGTAGCAGAGTTTTCTTCCTTAGAAGAAGCACAAGCTTGGGCCAATGGAGATCCGTTTTTGCTCGAAGGAGTTTATACGCAAGTGATGGTAAAACCATTTAAACATGTTTTACCTTAA
- a CDS encoding septation protein A codes for MKLLFDFFPVLLFFGAYKLYDKLPPEILDKLEHIPFLNLSPGDSENAILIATVVAILASGLQVGLYFLKHGRVETMYLVTLGLLVVLGGATLIFHDPTFIKWKPTVVNWLFGTAFLASQFFMKKPLIQRMMSSAVSLPSPIWKRLNLAWIIFFFISGSANLYVAYHFSESTWVNFKLFGMLGLTMLFVVGQAFYLTKYLEPSEE; via the coding sequence ATGAAGTTATTATTTGATTTTTTCCCAGTATTGCTATTTTTTGGAGCCTATAAACTCTATGATAAATTACCTCCTGAAATTTTAGATAAATTAGAGCATATTCCTTTTTTAAATTTATCCCCAGGTGATTCGGAAAACGCTATTTTAATTGCTACTGTTGTGGCTATTTTAGCCTCTGGATTACAAGTAGGTCTTTACTTTCTGAAACATGGTCGAGTAGAAACCATGTATCTAGTGACTCTAGGATTACTCGTAGTATTAGGCGGCGCCACCTTGATTTTTCATGATCCTACCTTTATTAAGTGGAAACCTACGGTAGTCAATTGGTTATTTGGTACTGCTTTTCTAGCCAGCCAATTTTTTATGAAAAAACCATTGATTCAGCGAATGATGAGTTCTGCTGTTTCCTTACCCTCTCCTATCTGGAAGCGGCTTAATCTTGCTTGGATAATTTTTTTCTTCATCTCAGGATCTGCTAACCTTTATGTAGCCTATCATTTTTCAGAATCTACTTGGGTAAATTTTAAACTGTTTGGAATGTTAGGGCTAACTATGTTATTTGTAGTTGGGCAGGCTTTTTATTTAACTAAATATCTTGAACCATCAGAGGAGTAA
- a CDS encoding PHP domain-containing protein: MIYDLHTHSTESDGTLTPSQLIEHAVRQGVNTLALTDHDCTAGLAKAQITAKDLGLNLINGVEISVTWHDHTIHVLGLNIDPENKQLQEGLSTLRSYRNKRGHKIADHLEQSGIIGALEGALKYSQGNTLSRTHFARFLLAQGYGKSIQDIFNHYLVQGKPGHTVEHWASLEQVLTLIHEAGGVSVVAHPARYRLTRPQLIQFLEEFKAQGGMGLEVISGSQPLDSTDFLVDIANKLNFVGSCGSDYHGSQNTKKIDLGRIPPFPKNCQPVWELWH; this comes from the coding sequence ATGATTTACGATTTACATACCCACTCTACCGAATCTGACGGCACATTAACGCCATCTCAGCTCATAGAACACGCAGTACGCCAAGGGGTAAATACCCTTGCTTTAACAGATCATGATTGTACCGCAGGTTTGGCTAAGGCTCAGATCACTGCCAAAGACTTAGGTCTTAATCTCATTAATGGGGTTGAGATTTCAGTAACTTGGCATGATCATACTATTCACGTTCTAGGCTTAAACATTGATCCTGAAAACAAGCAACTCCAAGAAGGATTAAGTACTTTAAGATCATATCGAAATAAACGGGGTCATAAAATTGCCGATCATCTGGAGCAATCAGGCATTATCGGTGCTCTAGAAGGTGCATTAAAATATTCCCAAGGTAACACTTTAAGCCGGACTCACTTTGCTCGTTTTCTACTCGCACAAGGTTATGGTAAGAGTATTCAAGATATTTTTAACCACTATCTAGTACAGGGCAAGCCGGGTCATACAGTTGAACACTGGGCTTCCTTGGAACAGGTGCTCACTTTGATTCATGAAGCAGGGGGAGTTTCGGTAGTTGCTCATCCTGCCCGCTACAGATTAACTCGACCACAGCTTATCCAATTTCTTGAAGAATTTAAAGCACAAGGAGGGATGGGTTTAGAGGTGATTTCAGGTAGCCAGCCTTTAGATTCCACTGATTTTTTAGTAGATATAGCAAATAAACTTAACTTTGTAGGCTCCTGCGGTTCGGATTACCACGGCTCTCAAAATACTAAAAAAATTGACCTAGGGCGTATCCCTCCATTTCCTAAAAACTGCCAGCCCGTGTGGGAACTATGGCATTAA
- a CDS encoding lysophospholipid acyltransferase family protein, with protein MVSIWWLLSVLGFLIAWGIIYGLQACKNANRADWGSILLNYLDGLNRIYCRKFHRLNPKLLPLPETGGVLIVANHISGLDPQLLISVSTRPLRFLIAREEYERRGFQWLFKGMKCIPVDRETKPEKALKAALLALQAGEVIALFPQGKIRLPSDSPAPLKKGAIWLATHTQVPIYPVHIKGVKGQGQVMGALFQRSQVTLHHYDPIFSQSLSPDQCLAQISQAIQGI; from the coding sequence ATGGTGAGTATTTGGTGGTTATTAAGTGTTTTAGGATTTCTTATTGCTTGGGGGATTATTTATGGGCTTCAAGCCTGTAAAAACGCAAATAGGGCAGATTGGGGCAGTATCCTATTAAACTATTTAGATGGCTTAAATCGGATCTATTGCCGTAAATTCCATAGGCTTAATCCTAAGCTACTTCCCTTACCTGAAACAGGGGGAGTCTTAATTGTCGCCAATCACATCTCGGGGCTAGATCCCCAGCTTTTAATTTCCGTTAGCACTCGCCCCCTGCGATTTCTAATTGCTAGAGAGGAATACGAAAGAAGAGGATTTCAATGGCTCTTTAAAGGAATGAAATGTATTCCAGTAGATCGGGAAACCAAGCCAGAAAAAGCCCTAAAAGCAGCACTATTAGCCCTTCAAGCAGGAGAGGTGATTGCTTTATTCCCCCAAGGTAAAATCCGTTTACCGAGCGATTCACCTGCTCCCTTAAAAAAAGGAGCGATTTGGCTAGCGACCCACACTCAAGTACCCATTTATCCTGTGCATATCAAAGGAGTAAAAGGACAAGGACAAGTCATGGGCGCCTTATTCCAAAGAAGTCAGGTTACTTTACATCACTATGACCCCATTTTTAGCCAATCTCTTTCTCCAGATCAGTGCTTGGCTCAAATATCTCAAGCTATTCAGGGAATATAA
- a CDS encoding DEAD/DEAH box helicase family protein: protein MNDNTTIKTTKLVHPQIYAYTLPSISGKNGWIKIGYIERQNVDERIKEQTKTAAIDLKYHKLWSEPAQFKSGDWFKDKQFHTYLRNCKQIKQCPKTEWFFYNGTPEKSLADFNDFKNQNLTQIKEKLTYQLRPEQEEAVEQTLKYAKNHPQGEFLWNAKPRFGKTLTTYDFARQLDATKVLIVTNRPAIANAWFDDFEKFIGWQTDFAFVSTNDSLKDRPVMTRDKFLDQHANGKKRILAFISLQDLKGAISFGGIHDKLSWVKEMEWDLLVVDEPHEGVDTFKTEIAFDNIKRNFTLHLSGTPFKAVASGKFDQDAIYNWSYADEQNAKAKWNSLEEDNPYQRLPRLNLFSYQMSQMITDEVNKGVGINGKNIDFAFDLNEFFDTDEKGKFIHETEVKKWLDTLSKNEKYPFSTKALRDELKHTFWLLNWVASAKALQTLLQNHPVFENYEIILAAGDGRGHDDDNQPSLDRVRDAIKKKEKTITLSVGQLTTGVTVPEWTGVLMLSNMKSPSLYMQAAFRAQNPWSYSTDGQRHQKENAYVFDFAPERTLMIYDEFANNLSGKTTNGGGTTDDRKDNIKQLLNFFPVIAEDQQGEMIELDVSQILTIPKTIKAQEVVRRGFMSNLLFQNISGIFASSEVKEILEQLNPVEIGKTVPRQIDEPIDTQGVQVDKDGKAIVDQEIVIAKTDARFGEKVYGDIQSTVVQAMDSSTENNLLKVIEDTFKNYTQEIIKDLAKEQGLTAKIAEQVVQQSANTIAREVTVVQEQTKIKHKEAKVKYQKIVAESQHDATKIAEAKADYEAKQQQLEAEFKKQVTTIVETKTPELAQQFTQSILQKAEEKKKNHVEDNVRARLRGFARTIPSFLMAYGTPTTTLANFDQTIKDAVFKEVTGITLDRFRILRDIYHFFDEAVFDQSVQTFLNKRAELANYFDESQTEDIFDYIPSQKTNQIFTPKKVVKMMIDKLEEEDPEVFKNPEKTFADLYVKSGLYLTEIVKRLYVGLEKQIPDSDARLKHILENQIYGFAPSEIIYNIARNFIFGFDEKAKNINDSHVVCLDTTPYAKDSKGQGNFEAKCDELFGGYK from the coding sequence ATGAATGATAACACCACAATTAAAACCACAAAGTTAGTTCATCCACAAATTTATGCCTACACCTTACCCTCTATCTCAGGTAAAAACGGCTGGATCAAAATAGGCTACATCGAGCGTCAAAATGTTGATGAACGGATTAAAGAGCAAACTAAAACTGCTGCCATTGATTTGAAATATCATAAATTATGGTCAGAACCAGCACAATTTAAATCAGGCGACTGGTTTAAAGATAAGCAATTTCACACTTATTTACGTAACTGCAAACAAATTAAGCAGTGTCCAAAAACTGAGTGGTTTTTCTATAACGGTACGCCTGAAAAATCTCTTGCTGATTTTAATGACTTCAAGAATCAGAATCTTACACAAATCAAAGAAAAACTAACCTACCAGTTACGCCCAGAGCAGGAAGAGGCAGTTGAGCAAACATTAAAATATGCTAAAAACCATCCTCAGGGTGAATTTTTATGGAATGCTAAACCTCGATTTGGTAAGACGCTCACTACTTATGATTTTGCACGCCAATTAGATGCAACCAAAGTCTTGATTGTCACCAATCGTCCAGCTATTGCAAATGCTTGGTTTGATGATTTTGAAAAATTCATTGGATGGCAAACAGATTTTGCGTTTGTATCTACCAACGATTCATTGAAAGATCGTCCTGTAATGACTCGTGATAAATTTCTTGATCAGCATGCCAATGGTAAAAAGCGTATCCTTGCTTTTATCTCATTGCAGGATTTAAAAGGCGCAATTTCCTTTGGTGGTATCCACGATAAATTATCATGGGTAAAAGAGATGGAATGGGATTTACTGGTGGTAGATGAACCCCATGAAGGGGTGGATACCTTTAAGACAGAAATAGCGTTTGATAATATCAAGCGGAATTTCACCTTGCATTTATCTGGCACCCCATTTAAAGCTGTTGCTTCTGGCAAATTTGATCAAGATGCAATTTACAACTGGAGTTATGCAGACGAACAAAACGCTAAAGCAAAATGGAATAGCTTAGAAGAAGATAATCCCTACCAGCGATTACCTCGCCTTAATTTGTTTTCCTATCAAATGAGTCAAATGATTACCGATGAGGTGAATAAAGGAGTAGGTATTAATGGGAAAAATATCGATTTTGCCTTTGATCTCAATGAATTTTTTGACACTGATGAGAAAGGTAAATTTATCCATGAAACTGAAGTAAAAAAATGGTTAGATACCCTTTCTAAAAATGAAAAATACCCCTTTTCAACCAAGGCATTACGAGATGAATTAAAGCACACTTTTTGGCTTTTGAATTGGGTTGCCAGTGCCAAAGCGTTACAAACATTATTACAAAACCATCCAGTATTTGAAAATTATGAAATTATACTGGCAGCTGGTGATGGGCGTGGTCATGATGATGATAATCAACCTTCTCTTGACCGAGTTCGTGATGCAATCAAAAAGAAGGAAAAAACCATTACCCTATCTGTTGGGCAACTCACCACAGGGGTTACCGTGCCTGAATGGACAGGGGTGTTGATGTTATCCAACATGAAATCCCCCAGTCTTTATATGCAAGCAGCATTTCGAGCACAAAACCCATGGAGTTATTCGACCGATGGGCAAAGGCATCAAAAAGAAAATGCCTATGTATTTGATTTTGCTCCTGAGCGAACTTTAATGATTTATGATGAGTTTGCCAATAACTTATCTGGTAAAACTACCAATGGTGGCGGCACCACAGATGATCGTAAAGATAATATTAAACAGCTGTTAAATTTCTTCCCAGTGATTGCCGAAGATCAGCAAGGGGAGATGATCGAACTGGATGTGAGTCAAATTTTAACTATTCCCAAGACCATCAAAGCCCAAGAAGTGGTTCGCCGTGGTTTTATGTCTAATCTGCTCTTTCAAAATATCTCAGGGATTTTTGCCTCATCGGAAGTAAAAGAAATTTTAGAACAGCTTAATCCTGTCGAAATCGGTAAAACTGTACCTCGCCAAATCGATGAACCCATTGATACCCAAGGTGTTCAAGTAGATAAAGATGGTAAAGCTATAGTTGATCAGGAGATTGTTATTGCAAAAACTGATGCTCGTTTTGGTGAGAAAGTTTATGGAGATATTCAATCTACTGTTGTACAAGCAATGGATAGTAGTACTGAAAATAATCTATTAAAAGTGATTGAAGATACTTTTAAAAATTACACCCAAGAAATAATTAAGGATTTAGCAAAAGAACAGGGGTTAACTGCAAAAATTGCTGAACAAGTGGTACAGCAATCTGCCAATACGATTGCCCGAGAAGTTACAGTGGTGCAAGAGCAGACCAAAATTAAACATAAAGAAGCCAAAGTTAAGTATCAAAAGATTGTTGCCGAATCACAGCACGATGCAACAAAAATAGCAGAAGCCAAAGCGGATTATGAAGCTAAACAACAGCAGCTTGAAGCAGAATTTAAAAAACAAGTAACCACAATTGTTGAAACAAAAACTCCAGAATTAGCACAACAATTCACACAATCCATATTACAAAAAGCTGAAGAAAAAAAGAAAAATCATGTTGAAGATAATGTGCGTGCCCGACTCCGAGGTTTTGCCCGTACTATTCCCTCTTTTTTAATGGCTTATGGAACACCTACCACTACGCTTGCCAATTTTGATCAAACGATTAAAGATGCGGTATTTAAAGAAGTAACTGGGATTACTTTAGATCGATTTAGAATCTTACGAGATATTTATCATTTTTTTGATGAAGCGGTTTTTGATCAGTCGGTGCAAACATTTTTAAACAAACGGGCAGAACTTGCCAATTATTTTGATGAAAGCCAAACTGAGGATATTTTTGACTACATTCCCTCCCAGAAAACTAATCAAATTTTTACTCCAAAAAAAGTGGTGAAAATGATGATAGATAAACTGGAAGAAGAAGATCCAGAAGTGTTTAAAAACCCAGAGAAAACCTTTGCTGATTTGTATGTGAAATCTGGCTTATATCTCACCGAGATTGTAAAACGACTCTATGTGGGTTTAGAAAAACAAATACCAGATTCGGATGCACGGTTAAAGCATATTTTAGAAAATCAAATTTATGGCTTTGCTCCTAGCGAGATTATTTATAACATTGCTCGGAATTTTATCTTTGGTTTTGATGAAAAAGCAAAAAATATCAATGATTCTCATGTGGTTTGTTTGGATACCACTCCTTATGCTAAAGATTCCAAAGGGCAGGGTAATTTTGAAGCTAAATGCGATGAATTATTTGGAGGGTATAAGTGA